The Fibrobacter sp. UWR4 DNA segment AATTTCCCGGAACAGTCCTTCACTTACAAGAAGTTCAAGTGGTGCGACAGTGGCTTTGATTCCTGCAAGGAAGAGAAGGATGAAAACGGCAAGGTGACCATCACCTGGAGTAAGGGCGGTAATGGTTTCATCGAACGTAAGGCTGGCGACGAAGTTCATACCTATCGTCCCTTCGAAAATGTCATTCCTCACAAGCGTGACTTCTACAAGGGTGAAAAACCCCAGGTTATCAAGACGAAGCGTACCGACATTAGCGGTGAATGGTGGCTGTGGTATTTCTATCCCAAGGCTGAACGCTTCAGGATGGTCCGTGCTGGCATGCGTGAAGACATTGCCCAGATGGAAATTTACGAGTAATTGAATCCGCTGGATCCCTAGTCCCGTATTTATGAACAAGGCCATAGAAAAGTCCCGTATTTTATTCCTGGATACAAGCGCTGTGGTGCGTCTCCTGCAGATGCATCCGGACTACTATCCCGTGGTGTCCGAAGTGCTGGACTATGCCTACGAAAAGAACATTACCCTGCTGGCATCTTCCGTTACCTTGTTCGAACTCTCCCAGAAAGCCTGTGTTGCGGGGGAGGGGGTTCTTGCCCGCCAGTACCGCGAGTTCTTCGAGCATTCTTCCAACGTTAAGTTGTGTGATGTAAATGGCGAAATCGCCGTGAAGGCTGCGGAACTTTTTGCAGCCGCTAACCGTACCAACCACAAGCTGACCGAAGCGGAATCCATCCGTCTAGCCACCGCATTTATAAACGGCGCAGACTGCATTCTGACTGAAAATGAAAACTTCGCCAATGCCACGGATATTCCTGTGGTGACGTTGGACGAAGTGTAAATACTTTTTCTACATTTAGCTCCGTAAATTTATTGGAGCTAATATGCCTAACTATTCTACCGTTATTGGTCTCGAAATCCATTGCCAGCTCGCTACCAAGACAAAGATGTTCTGCGGTTGCGAAATTGAAGTGAACACCAGCCCCAACAAGCACGTTTGCCCGGTTTGCCTCGGTATGCCCGGTGCCATGCCTGTTCCCAACAAGAAGGCTGTGGAATATGCTATCCGCCTGGGTCTCGCTCTCAACTGCGAAATCGACCTGAACGCCATGTGGACCCGTAAGAACTATTTCTACCCGGACCTTCCCAAGGGTTATCAGATCACCCAGACTGGTGGTCTTCCGGTATACGACCATCCCATCTGCAAGAACGGCTGGCTGGAAATCATCAAGGCTGACGGCACCAAGAAGCGCGTGGGCATTACCCGTATCCACATGGAAGAAGATGCCGGTAAGCTCATTCACGACATGAGCCCCACCGATTCTCACTTCGACGCAAACCGCTGCGGTACGCCCCTTTGCGAAATCGTCACGGAACCGGATATCCGTAGCCCGGAAGAAGCGGTTCTCGTTCTCAAGAAGATCAAGCAGACTCTGGAATACACCCGCGTTTCCAATGCAAACATGGAAAACGGCAACATGCGCTGCGACGGTAACATTTCGCTGCGCGCTTCCGAAGACGCTCCCTTCGGCACCCGTGCAGAAATCAAGAACTTG contains these protein-coding regions:
- a CDS encoding PIN domain-containing protein, producing MNKAIEKSRILFLDTSAVVRLLQMHPDYYPVVSEVLDYAYEKNITLLASSVTLFELSQKACVAGEGVLARQYREFFEHSSNVKLCDVNGEIAVKAAELFAAANRTNHKLTEAESIRLATAFINGADCILTENENFANATDIPVVTLDEV